One genomic region from Uloborus diversus isolate 005 chromosome 2, Udiv.v.3.1, whole genome shotgun sequence encodes:
- the LOC129217158 gene encoding RNA transcription, translation and transport factor protein-like produces the protein MAYRRKLEALDYNKIEDFNVFDDEQFRTLVVWLEDQYIRHYPIENRAPLRKTTDPTWEEAFNSYLKANACPFTDREEIADWLLGLAVRLEYEDNIDKYKTITAESVNEQSSTTPQVKASNPLDNLDFESDEFKGYVKSLAQLLGVSPHPNHLETLSAVCTIIQKHFSEEALKNKQGKSKDAKPSPIMELPLGFETGDPVLEKAAKILRLCFIHDLRDLQTKINEIIVAVQNITANPKTDTRLGKVGR, from the exons ATGGCTTATCGACGAAAATTAGAAGCTCTAGATTATAACAAGATTGAAGATTTCAACGTATTTGATGACGAACAATTTCGTACTTTAGTGGTGTGGTTAGAAGACCAGTATATACGCCACTATCCTATCGAGAATCGCGCTCCTTTGCGAAAAACTACTGATCCGACTTGGGAAGAGGCTTTTAACTCTTATTTAAAAGCTAATGCTTGTCCTTTCACTGACAGGGAAGAAATAGCAGACTGGCTTCTAGGTCTAGCTGTAAGATTAGAGTATGAGGATAATATAGACAAATATAAAACAATTACGGCTGAAAGTGTAAATGAACAATCGAGTACCACCCCACAG GTTAAAGCAAGCAATCCTTTAGATAATTTAGATTTTGAAAGTGATGAATTTAAAGGTTATGTCAAGTCCCTCGCTCAATTGTTGGGAGTGTCGCCTCATCCCAATCATCTAGAGACATTGAGTGCAGTTTGTACGattattcaaaaacatttctcagaggaagctttgaaaaataaacaaggtAAAAGCAAAGATGCAAAACCATCGCCTATTATGGAACTTCCCCTTGGATTTGAAACCGGTGATCCAGTTCTAGAAAAAGCAGCCAAAATTCTGAGACTTTGTTTTATTCATGATTTGAGAGACTTGCAAACCAAGATCAATGAAATCATAGTGGCTGTTCAAAATATAACTGCAAACCCTAAAACTGATACACGTCTTGGAAAAGTCGGACGTTAA